In one Mucilaginibacter ginsenosidivorax genomic region, the following are encoded:
- a CDS encoding GPW/gp25 family protein, producing the protein MAITNQTFLGTGWSFPPTFRRETATVDMLANEADVQSSIQIIISTINGERVMLPNFGCNLQPHVFDVMNVPTIAMIQKIVNDALVYNEPRIIVESVIATPDEVNGVLNINVQYSIITTNTRYNYVYPFYINEATNIAT; encoded by the coding sequence ATGGCTATTACAAACCAAACTTTTTTAGGAACAGGGTGGAGCTTTCCGCCAACATTTCGCAGGGAAACGGCAACCGTTGATATGCTGGCCAACGAAGCTGACGTGCAAAGCAGCATCCAGATTATTATATCAACTATAAACGGCGAGCGGGTGATGTTGCCCAATTTTGGCTGCAATTTGCAACCCCACGTTTTTGATGTTATGAATGTACCCACCATCGCCATGATACAAAAAATAGTAAACGATGCATTGGTTTATAACGAGCCAAGGATCATTGTGGAAAGTGTTATCGCAACGCCCGACGAGGTAAACGGTGTATTGAATATTAATGTGCAGTATAGCATCATTACAACCAACACGCGGTATAACTATGTGTATCCATTTTATATTAACGAGGCCACTAATATTGCTACATAA
- a CDS encoding PAAR domain-containing protein, with translation MVNPGGVPHVGGPILPPGAPTVLIGGTPAATVGSMCTCTGPPDSIIMGSSTVLIGGSPAARLGDSTAHGGTIVLGCPTVLIGG, from the coding sequence ATGGTAAATCCCGGTGGTGTGCCCCACGTAGGCGGGCCAATACTGCCGCCCGGTGCGCCCACCGTATTAATTGGCGGTACGCCGGCAGCAACAGTTGGCAGCATGTGCACATGTACCGGGCCGCCCGACAGCATAATAATGGGATCATCCACGGTGTTAATAGGCGGTTCGCCGGCCGCGCGACTGGGCGATTCAACCGCGCATGGCGGCACCATAGTTTTAGGTTGCCCCACCGTGCTAATTGGGGGTTAA